aatcaaattgctctagtgatcttgtagatttttaaataggctattcacccccctctagccatattaggacctttcatgaaGTCCATCCCAATGTCCATCCTCATGGACGTCGGCATGGGTAGAGGGAGGAGCAGGCCTACTGGGTGTAGATGCTCTGATTTGTAGCGCTGGCAGGTGGCGCACACGCGGATGAAGTCCTAGACCACCGCCCGCAGGTTGGGCGAGTGGAGTCACGGCGGAGACAATGGAGCGTGCGCTGGACTCCTTCATGGCCATCGTTGTGAACTACGGCGAGGAGCTCCTGGAGGAGTGGGGCTCCAAGCAGGATGTAGAGGTGCCCCTAGAACGCCATCAAGCCATCGACGATGGACCAGGGAGCCGCACGCTGGTTGGAGGCCATCTCTTCATTGATCGCGTCCAGCGCGGGATCCTGATCATTGGCCTGGCGAAGTCGCTCGATGAAGTCGGAGCGTAGACCAAAGAGGGCCAAGATCGGTGCTTCCTCGGTGTCACGGCGGGATAGGGCATCGGCCACCAAATTGGTGCTGCCCACCTTGTATTCCACGAAGAAGTCGAACCCCAATAGCTTGCCCATCCAATGATGCTGTGGAATCATGGCCAAGCACTGATCCAAAAGGAACTTGACACTGAAGTGATCTGTTCGTACGAGAAATCGGTGACCCCAGAGGTACGGATTCTAGTGGCGGATGGCGAGCACCAGCCCGATAAATTCCTGTTCATACGTCGCCAGGGACTGGTGCCGAGGCACGACGGGGCGACTAAAGAACGCCACAGGGTGTTGGTCTTGGAGGAGAATGGCCCCGAATCCGTGTGTCGAGGCATCGAACTCAACAACGAATGGCTAAGCGAAGTCAGGCAGGGTCAGCACTGGCGCCGTCGTGATGGTTGTCTTGAGGGGGGTGAAGGTCATGCTCGCCGCCTCGGACCAGGTGAACCCATCCTTCTTCAGCAGTGCCATCAGGGGGGCGGTGATGGCGCCAAAATCCTTGATGAACTTGCGGTAGTATCCCACAAGCCCAAGGAAACCACGGACCACACACGCCAAGTTGGGCAGTGGCCAGTCAGCGACAGCTTGGACTTTCTTAGGGTCCATGGCCACCCCTTTGGCTAAGATGATGTGCCCCAGATAGGCAATGGAGTCAATGCCAAAGGTGCAATTGGACCTCTTAACGAACAGGCGGTGTTGATGGAGCACGGTGAGGACGGTGTGGACATAGCGAAGATGCTCGGCCAGGGAGGCGGTatagatcaagatgtcgtcgAAGAAGACAAGGACAAAGCGATGTAGGAATGGGCGCAGAATGTCCTTCATCAGCGCCTAGAACGTCACCGGGGCGTTGTAGGGCCCAAATTGCATGACGAGGAACTCATAGAGGCCGTCGTGAGTCTGGAACGCCGTCTTCTCCACGTTGGCTAGGTTCATGCGAACCTGATGATAGCCGGAGCGGAaatccaacttggtgaagaaccGGGCGCCGTGCAACTCATCCAATAGTTCATCGACCACCAGAATCGAGTAAGCTTCCTTGACCGTGATGGCATTGAGGGcacggtagtcgacgcagaagcgcCATGTGTCATCCGCCTTTTTCACGGGCAAGACCGGGGATTAGAACACCGAGGTGCTTCACTAGATGAGCCCTTAGGCCAGCATGGTTGTGCACTGGCGTTCCAGCTCGTCCTTGTGGGAGGTGGGGTAGCGGTAGGGCCTGACTGCCATGAGCATGGACCTCGAGATGAGGTTGATGCAGTGGTCCCAGGATCGAGGCGGCGGCATGCCAGACGGCTCGGTGAAGATGGTGGCAAATTCATCCAGAAGGGCTGGCAGGAGATCATCGTTGTTGTAGGCCCGTAGAGCAGGACTGGAGGGTCCGGCCATGCCCTTCCAGCACACTGGTGATCTCGGCGCCAGAAGGACATGGTGAGCGCGCCGAAGTCCCATAGGATCAGCCCGAGGGAGGCTAGCCACTGTGTTTCAAGAACGACGTCATAGCCGGACAGGGGTAGTGTGAAGAAGTCAGTGGCGAAGTGTTCGTCGTCGATGGAGAAAGTGGTGGTGTGGTACAGGCCAGGGCATGGCATGCGTTCCCCGTTGGCCACAGTGACCTTAATGTTGCCGTGGGGAAGAAGGTGGAGGGAAGTGCGGGCCGTGGCTTCCTTGGAGAGGAAATTGTGGGTCCATCCTGAGTCTAGCAGGGCCAGTAGGGTCGCGCTGCCTAACTAGATGTGGACCTACATGGTCTCACTTGTGCAGACGCCAGCGATTGCGTGTTGTGAGATGAGCGGGTCGTCGACATCGGTGGCGGTCGACGTGGAAtcctcctcgtcgtcggtgtTGGCCAGGTCAAGGAGGAAGATGCGTTGGCAGACGTGGTTGTGGCCCCTGCCGAATTTCTAGTTGCAGTTGAAGCAGAGGCcgaggcggcggcgctcctccatcTCAGACTGGGACAGCTGCTTCATAGGCCGGCCTTCGATGGTGAGGTGCCAGAGCAGCGCAGGTTGGTGGCGCAGAGCCAGCTGCGGTGGGGGGCGTCAAGAGACTGCGGGTCGGTAGCCGTGGAACGGCTGGGGCTGGCGCCACGGCAGCGATGTACTGCTCATGGAGCTCGACCTTGCGCGCAAGGATCATGGAGATGACGAGGGATTGCGGGTTGTGGACTTCGACGTCGAGGCTGAGCGGTGGCTGCAGGCCCGTCGTGAACGTCTGAAAGCGCTGCGCCTTAAACAACGTGCCAGCGCTGGGAGGAAGAGCCTCGAAGCACTCCTGGTACTCCGTGACTGAGCTTGTCCTCTTGCATGCCGTCAGGTCGCCCAGAGGATTGAAGTGTATCGGCGGCCCAAAACGGAGGTTGAGAAGCTCGGCAAAGCAGCGCCGCAATGGCGTGCCTTTGTCTTGCTGCACCTGGATGAACCACATCTGGGCATCGCCTTCCAGGTTGTATGATGCCATCCATACCTGTTCTTCTACCGCGATGCGTTGCTGGTGGAAGTAGGACTCACACCGTTTGATGAAGGCCAGTGGGTCGGATTTCCTGTCGTACTTGGGAAAGTCCAGCTTCTAGAACCGAGGTGGGCGGTCACCATGGTGGTCACCGTGGTCCTAGCCTCACGAACCAGAGCCGGAAGACGTCGGTGGCCGTTCCTGCTGTAGGGCGGCGACTTGTTCTTGAAGGTTGTTGAGGGAGGTGGACAGCGACTGGATGAGCTTGACCAAGTCGGCATTGGATGGCTCGGCCATGGGAGATGTTGCGGAGGTGGCTGAGTGGTTTTGTGAAGCGGAGGTGGAAGAAGATCGCCGAAATCcggataccaggttgtcaagggcctgGGTGCCCAAGGTAGGAGGCCCTTGGCTCCTCAACTCATAGCTAGAACTAGGTAACGGTGCCAGGGTTTTTGCCTGGCTACCGAGCAGCAGGGGATGAGATTAAAAATAGCAAAGGAAGGGTTTAGGGATAACTGTTCTTGCTTGATTCATTCAACTGAGTTCAGGGAGTACATATAGGAGCTCCGCTCCATTGATTGTAATGCCGGCCATTAACTTCTTACTGGCTATTAACTTCTAATCTCCTCAACTACTTCATAATTGCCTTAATGGCTAAAGCACCCAGCCGCCTAAGCCTCCTCGGGCTACTCCTGGCCATGCGTGCCCTTGGGGGCTGCCCTGGTCGCTCCTCATGTCCGAGGCCGACGGCTGTAGTGGCGGCCCCACATGACAGCCAATGTTACATTCAACGCTACATGGCCAACGCCTGATTTGTTCATACAGGGACAGATGGAACTCCAGCCTCAACAGGTGAATTACAAAATTTCAATCCCCTCCAATTCATTTGAGTTCTTCGACAAAATAGAGTGTGGCAGTGTTGTTCCAAGTTGTCCCAGGTTTATTATAAGAACAGTAGCTCAACATTCTTCAGTTAAACTAATGGTGTCTAGGTACAAATAGGTTTATTACTGGGACAAATTTATCTTAACTGAATTTAGTAAGCAACTCCTTAAGTTACTCATTTGTAAAGAACCTACTATGGAAAATCTGGCAAGACGTCCCAGTGAAACTGACCTCTATTCTATCTAATCAAGTACTTATTGTGAACCAAAACATTATTTGTTTTATTAATACAGGACATTAAAGAAATCCTCATGTTAAGGACTATAAGGATCCATGCTTTATGATGGTCGAAACTGTAGTTTCATATGCTGCAGACCGTATAACTATTGTTGGTCGGGATGGGAATCATATTCATTAGGACCTTATATATGTTTTTCAAAGGAACTATGGATTGCTCAGAATCCGCCTATCATTCTTTAGTACTATATAAATGCTTTTCTACAAATGAGACAGATAGTGAAGGAACAAAAACGATATAGTAAGAAAACTAACAATTATGGATGGACATTGTAAGATGCCTAGATGGACAACTATATTAGCTGTTACCCTGTTgcaactttttttttgtttttgaaaaaaacACTGTTGGAACTTTTTGGAGCTCCTGTGAGTCTTGATCAATTTCTGTTCCTGTACATTGTCACCAACAGCATGCGTGTTTGCAGTGTAATCTGATATTGGGTTATAAAATGAAGATATTTATGAGCCTAGCTGAATTTATCACATATGACAGCATCAAGAAGCTGTCGAAGGAGTGGAGCGGCAGCGCTTGCGGGTGTTCAACATCGACGAGCTCGGTAGTGCCACAAACGGCCtcagtcacatgctcaaggtcaACGAGGGCGCATGATACAGGATGAAGTTGTTTTTCACTTATCTAATTTCAGTACCGGAGTTTGTACCTTGCTGATATACAAATTTCAGTATTGGTATAAATGGAGTATTGGTACCTATACTGATTACTAGGCTGTTTCTCAGCTTGCACATACAACTGTGTGACACAAGTTTTTTATTTTAGATCATGAGGGTCATTTTCCTCCGTATGGTGGTGCCTATATGGGAGATCCATATGGTGCTTATATTTGGTAGTCCAACCTAACCGTgtagacaatcacaaatcacatatATATGAATGCAATGTATTATTTTTCTTTATTAGCATAATATTTTTTGGCAGCCCATGATATATGTAAGCGGACCAGCACAGGCAAGAACGAGGATGATGCCGATGGTGCTTCACGATGCTCGCCTTGGCTATGTCCTGTAAGACCATTTCTCTACAACACCATCGAAGCTCAACGCATGTTGAGCACATATCTGCACTTTGTGACAACATGTTATTCTCTTGACAGGCAACAGCCTGGTGGAATGCCACCTCGGCCTCCACTGTGGCGACCGAAGAGATAGTGGCAGAGGTGGCGAAGGGCACATCTGGGATATCGCCCTTTACCAAAACAAATAGATTGTACAAGCATCCTCCCATTGCTGGTCTTATATTATTTTATCATGCAATGCATGTGACTTGAAACTCTGTGATAGCCTTGTATTGCTTGCCGCCTTCTGGCTATAGTACTGAACTGATGAACGAAGTGCCTATAGACTCTGAAGCTTTGTTGGCTTATAATGCTTTTTTGACGTATTCTGTGGACTGAGTGTTGCCGACCTTATTTCACATGAGATAAATACATGTGGACTCAACTGAAGCTTTGGCTTAGAATGCTTATTTTGCCAGATTTTGTGCACCCTAGGATTGGAGCGTTGTTGGCCTTATTTCACAATAGAGAATTCTTGACGTGTACAGTGTTAGTCCTGAAATTTGGTCTTCATGATCGAACCTTGTATTGACAGTGGATATATGGATAGAACAAAACAAATTCAAGGCAACAGGAAATAAGAATAGTTGACCACGGATGACACAGCCTTAATTTTTTCCCTTTGCAACGCACAGCCCCCCGCACACCACACCGCATATAGTTGAAGGCACGTTATTATCTAAAATATGAAGAAATGTGGCCTTGGTATACCAATCCTGTATAAAGCAAACTGATAATTCAAAGAGATGGCTAGTTCTAAAAGGTTAAGGAGGAGTACTGGTCTTGTTATGGTGATATGAACTTTTATATGCGTATGCACAAATGTACAATACTATAAATACATACCTTGATGATTGCAAACCATCAATGAGAATTTTAGCCATGCGCAAAATTCAATTTGTAATATTGACATTCCGAACATCATGTTTGCATTATCATTTTTGTAACAATACAACAGGCATTATTTGTTCCCATTGCAATGCAAAGAAagatctatacagtagagttagTGAGCCTGCGACGTCGTGCTTTTCGTGAccgtgttaatttcacgaactttactttttggattaaatgtcactttaatgtcggtatttaatttGACAGTATTGTTATCATATCGTGCGATCCTCGtgtttagtacaaaagtttagttgtctcGTAGCAACGCATGGGCACGCTAGCTACTAAGTAAAAAAAGCCACTCCAATAAGCCTAGATAGAAACACAATTAGAGGCAGCAGCAGAGAACGTCCGGCAAGGCTTCGGATCTCGGCCAATCATTGAATGCTATGCGTTCTCCTTGTCGCTCCATCAGGGAAGAAAAAGAACTACTCCGTACTGAATTTCTGAATTCTGATGAAGGGATGATCTATACTTTTCCTGGAATCATCGAAGGGATGATCGCAAGAACTTTAAACTTCTCGTCTGATTTTATTCATATCATAATCATGGCTCTTGAGCCTGATCAAATTACCACAAATCATAATTAATTTTACAGCGTATGCGATCATCGATCGATCTCTCCTTTAGCGGAAACAAATTGACTATAGTAATATAAAATTCCTCTCGTGTTATCCGGGCAAAAGAGCACGCGCGCATGCGTCAGTGATGACTCAGTTCTTGGGGTCCTGCTGCACCGTCGTGGCAGGGACGCCATCGCTGCCGTGCAAGGACGCGGACGGCGGCGTCCATGGGTTTCCTGGATTTCGAGGCCACGGCCACGCCGGCATGGGCGGCGGGTGGAACGGaaacggcggcagcggcggccagTTGCCCCCCGGGTGTGGCCACGCGGGCACCGGCGGCGGGTGGAACGGGAATGGAGGCAGCGGCGGCCACTTGCCGCCCGGGCCGGGGTGCGGCCACGCTGGGAATGGCGGCGGGTGGAACGGAGGCAGGGGCGGCCACGGGTTGTTCCATGGGTGCGGCTGCGGGTGCGGCCAtgcaggcagcggcggcgggtggAGCGGgaacggcggcagcggcagccagTGGCCGGTGCCCAGCGGGCGCGGCCACGGCGGGTTCTGCTGGCCGTGGGGGCTGTCGGCCGCCGGCGCACCTGGTGTGTacggctccggcggcggcgcgggtggcGAAACGGCCGGTTCTGGTTCGGGCTCCGAAGGCGCGTGGTGCCCATGGTGCTTGGGCGGCGCCTTCGGGTGGTGGTGCTTGGACTTTGGTGGTGCTGCCTTCTCGTGGTTCTTGCCCTTATGCTTGCTCTTCATGTGCTGGCCGTGGGGACCCATCAACAGTGGCGGCGCGGCGACGACAGGGGCGGACTCTGGAGATCCTACCGGCGGGGCTGCGGCATCGGCAGCCGGCGGCTGCGGCTCTAGCACCGCCGCCGGCGCTGGGGCACCGGCCTGCTGGCTGCCTTCCGGTGCATCGGCGAATGAGGAGGAGACCAGCAGCAGTGACCTCGAGGATGCCACGCAGCATGGCGCGAGCAGCACGATGGCGAGTGCCACCATGCGTCCATGCATGTCATCTTGATGAGTGCTTCCGCATGCGTGGAAGCTCTTCTTGGTGCCATGTTGGCAGATCGCTTGGTTTTGCATTGGTGCATGGGGTAGCTACGCTTATATAGGCAACAATTTGTGAGTTGTGTTGTGGTTGGTAGGGTAAAAAGTGTTTACCTGTGGAATTATAAGCTTCCACTGAGTTCGGTATTAAAACATTTTGTAGTGGACTTCCTTTCTACCTGCTTAGTGCTGACTTCGAATGCTTTACATCGACAATGGGTTGTTGGCCGGTGTGCCCATGATTCGAGGAAGGTGACTAGCATTATATGAAAGTTTAGGCAGGAGTCATGTTTTCACTGCTGTGCTCATGGTGGATCTCCATGACCTCTCTTTACCAATGATGTCTTTATGTTCACCTGTCAAAAAGATATATGTTCTGTTTGCAGTGTTAGCCACATATAGTGACCATGATAGATGTAGCAAAGCAAAGTGCCCTGATTTTTTTGTGTGGGTGTCCTCCTactcagcggcggatccaggaaaaattttaggggggggctgaacaacacatacctccgactgctgctcgatcttaagtctcagccccacctacactatagaactttgccaaaAAATTAATGGGGGCTCCAGGGGGTTCCACTGCTCCGGTTGCATCCGCCTTTGCTCCAACTATAAGTACCAAAAGAAGTTTTGCAATCTGATTACAAATGGCTTACTCCATTCAAACTTTCCATTCTTCCGCGTTCAACCCATAGAATTTTGCGAGACTGATCTGGCAAGGCATGTGATCTGGTCCACGGCCGACCAGATGCACAAAGGCATCGTTATGCTCACTATCTTAAGTGTGGTGTTCAATCTTTATGTTTGGAAATACATGCTTTGTTTGGACAGTCCTATCCTAGAATTATTAGATAGTTTCCATACTTGCTAAGTCGTACAGACATAAAGAAATCATAGTATTCCCAATGCATAGTTCCTTCAAGATAGTTTCTATTCAATCACATGTTTTCTCTCTCCTATAATCAATCTTTCATATTTCTTCCTCACGTGGCAATAGTTTTTCTGGTATAAGTGACACATCACCATTTTACTTAATTGATGTTCTAATGTATACCCATAGAAATCATCTTAGTTTCTGAGCTGAGACTACCCTAATAGGCTCTTGATCACGAAGTCATTCAATGGTCATGTACGGATGTACCCTAGATTTTTAATAAATCTTAATTAATAGTTAGTTGGTTGTCGATCATTATTTTAACAAATATTGTAGCTATTATGTCAGTCTCAATACAAAGTTTCAATGCATAGTTACCAAGAATGCCACATCAACTTTACAAGTGAATGCAACAGTCCATATCATTACACAATTTCATGACAGTATGCTAGCCACATCACTTAATTGTGATATGGTGGTATGATCAAATGTAGCATATAAAATATATAGCCTTGCAATTGTGGAGGTTTCACGTAAATGTGGAGGTTTCACTACATTTTATATTGTGTTAGTAAAAGTGATGGATGGGTTTCATCCTAACGAATCTCTGTTTCTCTCTTTCCTTATAAATACCATGCATGCCAACTAAGCAAATTAGCTGATGTGTCATAATTTTAAATGAGAATGAAACCCGTGTGAAAACCCAGCTGAGATTGTCCTTAGTAGTAATCATGTGTATATCTCCTGTACCTAAATAGAAGAACCCCATTAACATATTTTCCTACGTTCTCAGCGAGCCATGTCAGCGTTGGCCCACACCAGCAGACAACCATCGGTCAGCCTTTCTCTCCTCGCAGGCACTCGCGTCGTCCTCACCCACACGAATACACAAACTCTCCTGGTCCTCCCTCGAACGCACGCTGGAACTCCCGTGCCTCTCCCTCTTCTGCTTTCTGCTTCCATCTAATCCCTTCCACTCCCCTCACCCACAATCCCTTCACTAATGCTCCTGCAACGTACTGCTCCATTTATGCAATCCAATCTCATCATACCGGCGTTTATCCGATCCAATCGCTGGATGCTGAAGAGGCTGAAGAAACTGCTCCATTGCATTTATTCGATCCAATCGCTGGATGCTCAAGAAACTGCTTCATCTACCGCCTGCTTCATCTATCTGCCGCCACTGCCTTTAAAATCATCGCGCTCTCATCTCGGCCATCACCCTCCGGCCTCCGCTCAGACAAGTGCCCAGGCAAGTGGTCGTCTCCTACTTTCTCCTATCCCAAAGGTTAATATCCCTAAGGTTGATGTTTACAATTTGTCaggtttcatgatttcgtgattCCAAAGATGCTCGACGAGTTGCCATGATTTCGTGATTGCGCTATTGCTCCAAAGATGCTCGACGATTTGCCAACAAGGGAATATCTACAGAGTTTGTGCCTGCTGCCAGCCCCACGATATCACAGTCTATGCCTCCATTTGTCCTTCTCATCTTCAGCGTCAATGCCGCCAACCAAGCTGTGAGTTTCATCAGCGTCAATGCCGCCAACCAAAATgtgagtttcatctagatgtaTGCCCACTAAATTGTTAACTGAGGTAATTCTGTCATATGTCTCCTTCAGTGTCTCCTGAACAAGTATGCTCAGTGAAAGAGTTAttgaattttcttttcttttatggtTTTTCAGGTAAGAGTGCCTCAATTTTGACCAAAGTCGGCAACAAAATCATGGTAATGATATTGACTGTGTAGTTCTTTAGGCACATTGACTCTTATGAGAGTTAATGGGTACAAGACATAATGAAGATTAGTGCATCATCTTCTTTTAGCCGGCATGCAAGTATGCAGCAGGTGTTTCATTTATATTTTACCTTTGTCTTATTCGCTGAGCTCATCATCTTAAAGTAGCAATTTCCTTGCAGGCTGTGATTTATGTAGTCGAACCATTTTATGTTAATACAATCATACTCTACTTATGAGGCACCATGGTGTAAAGGTCTCATATTTTTTTCTCATGTAGTATATGTGCCATGAAATTGACAGCCTCCTCTCACAAGGCCTCCATACTGCCATTGTTGATAAGAGCATCATCGGAGATACGCCAATCCATCGACAAGTGTATATGATGGTCACGTCCATAGTTCCAAGGCCATATTGGGATACTTCAGATATTCAGATGTTTCCTGTTACCATCTCTATTTTGATCAATTTTCTTGCCTTTAGAATTGCCACATCAGCAGGTCTTACTTTACAGGTCCTTTCTTATTCCTTTTCGTTTACTCACTGCTGACTTACTTTACCTTCTCAAGCACAACTATGTTTTAACACTTAACTACTACAGTAAAAAATGTATACATGTACTTCTCGAATTTGTTGGTATGATGAATGAAGTTTCTCTCTACCTAATATCGTTGGGAATATGCCTCAAAATATATGGTTTAAAATTTGACACTATGGTCAAGCAACAAAACTATTGAGATTGAGTCGCCTAGTCCTTTTTTCTCTTTTCCTCTACTTCAATGTCCCATCCTTAGATACACAAACATATAAATTCAAATATAATTCAGATATAATGCAGAAGGACTATTTCATAATGCTATTTTATTTGTGTTTTAACCATTGTGGCTACATTCAACAACTGTGTGTTTCCACCTCCACACCAGACAACAAACATCATGAGCGAATGAAATGCAGTGACAAACTCATAGCAAATGCCGCTGCATATGAGGCTCTCCTCGAGTTAATGCAACAAAATTCCCGCAGCAACGTGCAGGGTATCATCTAGTTTGTAATTGTTGATATGTACTAACCTTACTA
This sequence is a window from Miscanthus floridulus cultivar M001 chromosome 10, ASM1932011v1, whole genome shotgun sequence. Protein-coding genes within it:
- the LOC136488154 gene encoding uncharacterized mitochondrial protein AtMg00860-like, with translation MKDILRPFLHRFVLVFFDDILIYTASLAEHLRYVHTVLTVLHQHRLFVKRSNCTFGIDSIAYLGHIILAKGVAMDPKKVQAVADWPLPNLACVVRGFLGLVGYYRKFIKDFGAITAPLMALLKKDGFTWSEAASMTFTPLKTTITTAPVLTLPDFA